A DNA window from Cutaneotrichosporon cavernicola HIS019 DNA, chromosome: 2 contains the following coding sequences:
- the TRA1 gene encoding uncharacterized protein (FAT domain), which yields MAAPPPKRPRKASTAGAGGPPSVEQSASSTPASGGAGPSTHTGPAPSGIAPTNATQTPTTGPMAVPECESLAAQLIDPNTPMRRRMEIASELRDSAESNRDFAFYDKYLGVFIPALVQILGDEKSIVFTKDNSEQRFRHTLLAYLQRLPHSEPFRQYEAKVLELMVKLLKVENEDNALLCIKIMIDGFRSHKDQAEPFVEPFLDLVKQMYANLKGVVEKEWGSPGGKQASVNPGTPASDGTNAPTLAHPPTSSHNHLSHALQSPKVLTECPIAVVLIFQTYKSVMGPTMLDLSPLVMESIKIQPEPQRLAHLEAKERGEIFVGVAPSITNREMYTELIKTEVKTMAFLAYVLRGSSQANVKDCLEVFPEACIRLLRDCPPEDVSTRKELLVATRHILTADSRASFIPYIDTLLEERVLVGTGVSSREALRPLASSVVADLIHHVRQDLPIAQLKRVVYVFSLNLNDSTFSSSIQTMCAKLLNTIVDSIAQKGSPEEREALMKSMFIASLEKLQAMTEAYDKLKALSDRDKAQGKGKANEDAKEEKPDDKEDGDKDAKDSDEDEDAKGSPEDVLMADLSDDAEAERLAFGWREIERAMPVNQVAYADDSLELFCREARYLFKTLLHTFRTLMSYTRSGDNPVPAPDGELLSRFFEHALRCIAIFDTTRDPREPKEAIELLSQILLLFDPHSFREVWATHMEFFVEQALKNAHVFSVLQILITHESVSHQLVAITLKHLMTHLDDVGSYSQKKASLCLRLFKISFLAINTYINTNEVVLVPHLQKLIMRSFALAPKADDPTVYYQILRALFRSIGGGRFDQLYKEVLPILQEMLDNLSYLLHHAKDPIQRDLFVELTLTVPVRLTNLLPHLSYLMKPLVHALQAGPELISQGLRTLELCIDNLTADFLDPTMNPVFRELMGALHKLLKPIPANRQHSHAAVKILGKLGGRNRRFSDVENLLDYREDANGLTAPVSFEGKRSTFPLAPLIDAADQAMSDNLAVCEVDGLDALMLSAMTRLHQEKQEPDASPVFAKTVSALFVACHHPALGPKATEFVRDLCKRVFFTEVKRTEEVHQVPRLPDLSPKSRPLPLTLALTDAIASTMANSIGKSREDVAEILTLIIGDFKELVLAPDVASKPEKSKIIDRFVGAFVRRFTSLCQDEDWNRKMAGVTALDVFVRRAELSRRYILEMECEFVRVLMFALRDAPRDPPNSVQKIIDLIKYLIRYCQSQEDGQVKQKRDRLTEILVRELNSQSKLAREATQSCIALLAEVLDQPISTVIGDFTRVVLLDANTGPIFSKPLRALSSFAMQVGNIDCVTYLLDLRPSVPKINDEFIRLVQEVLALADVDDSNLIPNKRGEPASHKQNFWLKELRIACLRMLRSTMNCQEFNDKQNLVLIRQRIISVYFKHVYSSQPEIVDVAHEGLRDVIHQQNKLQKEVLQSGLRPILVNLADAKRLSVSGLEGLARFLELLTNYFKVEIGVKLLDHFTTLADQQMLQKAAGGPLDDNPDISRMTRLVNIFRLLPATAVQYLKQLTTQVVDVEAQLHQSAPGPFTENIARYLDRYHAEGAANLLENIRNPRMMWTYRNVIQSGFAPQLVNELSERAEAICQLTFANPEQFDLVLPGLHIIRELSKTSPSWLSEHESVMEAIVGVWRSIVLRSRDPKNDMSNVHYQTIPPLILEMFMTRLGHQNHIPLLFHVVEAYEIRSSFDRSHVAFFLYQRVALQQSLEYRREVIEYFMTLYPDESVVTWAFKTNALRLVVNPTLRVYFDDDENDGSLITPGFVQKIADSMWRPLSATPTAKQREDTLLIEIFALTTLLVKHAGPKVVETRKEVFKLAWMGINLLEPTVKLMAYVLTASFMATYETPVKFVRLTWTGLLRLKDNESKALFRQAIDTLAGCLPIRDPPQPGTIPDWAQKVKTVLVEEGHATGTLVVVCELLVNHPDLFYDYRDLYVPHIAMSLQKLGFVQAATAEMKKLTVDVIELIFNWERKRMQLKEESSREESADAMEVDKDAASPVKRQRLDRAGTAVSTSSGGGWVTPAPTRELITAHLLRIVASSNEPVARGGLSKRALDLFKEILSPKGLPNVSVKLGFFNRTMSQDITEHTIATVSNSTEVIAAVAEVRDQAWIRSKLDVFRKLLEKVWVYDDPTLHEVVRPLTERMFLELPDEEVADSEDDGQKLLKFVSATVNNGLQASLRSTTELPGTIFLLKCWLKVQPKQLHNETIASGLLRVLSNLVKVHTSTNGPDPSYRLIISVLDMLRDRVADLKEHRRYLVNILGALIDKSTNLTLCRYLLDLVRQWVVKDIDGPIVVKDKSLLLLRMTSFEHRDDGLFKQYLDLIFEVYELPELIGTDITHRLEPAFLLGTRSKDAAQRAKFLDKLEQTLPRALDARLEYLYSLQSWETLADSYWMPQMLSLLLGAADLANDVFNAPLPSIGENNVLTNKNWRYGDVIHQLRSLVHVDQMVCHRLFVAIFPRVWSSLSRSQQTAFTPYISKLLSKEYHHKQADLKPNIIQTHLEAFMYCKPPITMPPLLVKYLSKTFNAWYAGFEILNNLADAYKGTDNLRESCAAALGELYAELHEDDMFYGNARTRYVYPETSAALILEQNGRWPQAMEMYEHTMTKVRHSSLPFTEDEFCLWEDHWILAAQKLQHWEALTELARADQNPDLLLECAWRLSDWGSTDREMIESNLKLVAGVPTPRRKIFEAFTALIKAHGSREPPNDFLRVLDEAQQVAIRKWTTLPGSITGAHLPLLQLFQQVVELGEAAQVFDSLQMTTAQTLEQRVNTELKSIFQTWRDRLPNFWDDISVWSDLLAWRQHVFQAVTRVYMPMITPTEGVTHGYRGYHETAWMINRFGEVARRHGLLEVCSTALNKIYMLPNIEISEAFLKLREQALCYFQKPEKFNEGLDNISTTNLMYFAQPQKAEFLTLKGMFISRLGQDSDANDEFAHAVQMDYNLPKAWAEWGKFNEKMYRQQPESPPPDSKPPPGPGEKMMTDQEWAESWATDRALRASSAVSCYLQAAGLYNSHKSRALLLRVLWLLGLDDSKNTIAKAFEAYKGDLVIWYWITLIPQLLLSLSHREGQIARLLLMHIAKNFPQALFYNLRVTRDDFSSVKKSQAVAQHRAMLAKREAAAKTAAVGGSEAKKEEGVEVKAEVKDEEKKEDGSTPASNGTPNPNGAMAPPAAPGPRQPRQPWEMVDDIINHLKTGVPLLALSMEKMVDQIGYRAKPSSEEDIYRFFSALLNDAMAQWSSRGAFLSEDAELPQNTRENLKRFANNLTPELRVCVERDFISNQPNMREYITRLQFWRDYYEKAIDSRPRFSPLDSSGINLTDFHYTKFEEVEVPGQYVQHIDQSDELIRIARFHPQAEMCRGFGFCFRRITMIGHNGTPYTFNVQMPAARHCRREERLVQLFRIMNCVLRKRKESRRRNLQFHLPTAIALGTQLRLIQNDASYVSMQEIYDDYAFKHGMKREDTILRFCDRQRQLHDPAIPRTDHRFIALKMEIIEEIQAKMLPETVLTNYMIRNMADSESLWLMRKQFAMQTAATAFLTYVCCLNNRAPSRFHISRKTGQMYMTEMLPSFVNGQPLFHSSEAVPFRLTPNMQDFITRVGVEGLVTSAATAIAHSLTLPEFDLASTLHLFIRDEILTWQNTYNKDKHSDVPLTAHVYKNVDQFIKRAELMGHIADMPKDAKNTGGPVINHAMVTLISQATAPTLLASMSEQFQCWF from the exons ATGGCTGCGCCTCCGCCAAAGAGGCCGCGCAAGGCATCCACAGCGGGTGCCGGCGGCCCTCCCTCTGTCGAACAGTCGGCGTCATCGACGCCAGCATCAGGTGGCGCCGGTCCCTCGACCCACACTGGACCGGCCCCGAGCGGCATCGCTCCCACCAATGCGACGCAAACGCCCACGACCGGACCCATGGCGGTACCCGAGTGCGAATCGCTCGCCGCACAGCTCATCGACCCGAACACGCCCATGCGTCGCCGCATGGAAATCGCTAGCGAGCTCCGAGACTCGGCAGAGAGTAACCGAGACTTTGCCTTCTATGACAAGTACCTTGGAGTATTCATTCCCGCGCTCGTACAGATTCTTGGCGATGAGAAGAGTATTGTCTTTACCAAGGACAACTCGGAGCAGCGCTTCCGGCACACTCTTCTCGCGTACCTCCAGCGCCTACCGCACTCGGAACCCTTCCGACAGtacgaggccaaggtgcTGGAGCTCATGGTAAAGCTCCTCAAGGTTGAGAACGAGGACAATGCCTTACTCTGTATCAAGATTATGATCGACGGGTTCAGGAGTCACAAGGACCAGGCGGAACCGTTTGTCGAGCCCTTCCTggacctcgtcaagcagATGTACGCCAACCTCAAGGGTGTCGTAGAGAAGGAGTGGGGATCACCAGGAGGCAAGCAG GCTTCAGTCAATCCCGGCACACCCGCCAGCGATGGTACCAATGCTCCGACACTCGCTCATCCCCCAACGTCCTCACATAATCACCTCTCACACGCGCTCCAGTCGCCCAAGGTACTCACCGAGTGCCCGATCGCCGTTGTCCTCATCTTCCAGACTTACAAGTCGGTCATGGGCCCGACAATGCTCGACCTGTCCCCACTCGTCATGGAGAGCATCAAGATCCAGCCAGAGCCACAACGACTCGCccacctcgaggccaaggagcgcggcgagatctttgtcggcgtcgcgcccaGCATCACCAACCGCGAGATGTACACTGAGCTCATCAAGACCGAGGTCAAGACAATGGCGTTCCTCGCCTACGTCTTACGTGGGAGCTCGCAGGCAAACGTCAAGGACTGTCTCGAGGTCTTTCCCGAAGCGTGCATTCGTTTGTTGCGTGACTGTCCGCCCGAGGACGTCAGCACTCGCAAGGAGTTACTGGTGGCTACCCGTCACATCCTGACGGCTGACTCACGGGCGTCGTTTATTCCCTATATCGACACGCTGCTGGAGGAGCGCGTGCTTGTCGGCACTGGCGTGTCCAGCAGGGAGGCACTGCGACCTCTCGCGTCATCAGTCGTTGCCGACTTGATCCACCACGTTCGCCAGGACCTCCCCATCGCCCAGCTCAAGCGTGTCGTTTACGTCTTCTCATTAAACCTCAATGACTCGACGTTCTCCAGCTCGATCCAGACCATGTgtgccaagctcctcaacacCATCGTCGACTCGATCGCGCAGAAGGGCAGTCcggaggagcgcgaggcgttAATGAAAAGCATGTTCATTGCCTCGCTCGAGAAACTGCAGGCCATGACCGAGGCGTacgacaagctcaaggctcTTTCTGACCGCGACAAGGCCCAGGGCAAAGGCAAGGCCAACGAGGACGCTAAGGAGGAAAAgcccgacgacaaggaggacggcgacaaggacgccaaggacagcgacgaggacgaggacgcgaaGGGCTCCCCAGAAGACGTCCTCATGGCGGACCTATCCGACGACGCTGAGGCCGAGCGGCTGGCGTTCGGCTGGCGCGAGATCGAACGGGCCATGCCGGTCAACCAGGTCGCCTACGCTGATGACTCTTTGGAATTGTTCTGTCGGGAGGCGCGCTATCTGTTCAAGACGCTCTTGCACACGTTCCGCACCCTCATGTCGTACACAAGATCGGGAGACAACCCGGTTCCCGCTcccgacggcgagcttcTGTCCCGATTCTTCGAGCACGCGCTCCGTTGCATCGCCATCTTCGACACCACCCGCGACCCGCGCGAGCCGAAGGAGGCGATCGAGCTCCTGTCGCAGATCCTGTTGCTCTTCGATCCTCACTCGTTCCGCGAGGTGTGGGCGACGCACATGGAGTTCTTTGTCGAGCAGGCTCTGAAAAACGCCCACGTCTTCTCAGTGCTGCAGATATTAATCACGCACGAGTCGGTCTCGCACCAGTTGGTCGCCATCACGCTCAAGCATCTCATGACGCACCTCGACGATGTCGGCAGCTACTcgcagaagaaggccagCTTATGCCTCAGATTGTTCAAGatctccttcctcgccatcaaCACGTACATCAACACCAATGAGGTCGTGCTGGTGCCACACCTGCAGAAACTCATTATGCGCTCGTTCGCCCTTGCGCCCAAAGCTGACGACCCAACGGTCTATTACCAGATCTTAAGGGCTTTGTTCCGCTCCATCGGTGGGGGACGTTTCGACCAGCTATACAAGGAAGTCCTTCCCATCCTGCAGGAGATGCTCGACAACCTGTCCTACTTGTTGCATCACGCCAAGGACCCAATACAGCGCGACCTCTTCGTCGAGTTGACCCTCACCGTTCCAGTTCGTCTCACCAACCTCTTGCCGCACCTCTCCTACTTGATGAAGCCGCTCGTTCATGCCCTGCAGGCCGGTCCAGAATTGATCAGCCAAGGTCTCCGCACCTTGGAGCTATGTATCGACAACTTGACTGCCGACTTCCTTGACCCGACAATGAACCCCGTGTTCCGTGAGCTCATGGGCGCATTGCATAAGCTCCTCAAGCCCATCCCTGCCAACCGCCAGCACTCGCACGCGGCGGTCAAGATCCTCGGCAAGCTTGGCGGGCGCAACCGACGCTTCTCCGACGTGGAGAACCTCCTCGACTACCGCGAGGATGCCAACGGCCTCACCGCGCCAGTCTCGTTCGAGGGCAAGCGCTCCACATTCCCGCTGGCGCCTCTGATCGACGCAGCCGACCAGGCCATGTCGGACAACCTGGCTGTGTGCGAGGTCGACGGATTGGACGCCCTCATGCTGTCGGCCATGACCCGATTGCATCAGGAGAAGCAGGAGCCGGATGCGTCACCCGTCTTCGCCAAGACGGTCAGCGCGCTCTTCGTCGCCTGTCATCACCCAGCTCTTGGGCCCAAGGCGACCGAGTTTGTCCGCGACCTCTGCAAGCGCGTCTTCTTCACCGAGGTCAAGCGTACCGAGGAGGTTCACCAGGTACCCAGGTTACCCGACCTCTCGCCCAAGAGCCGTCCGCTCCCCCTCACTCTGGCGCTCACGGACGCCATAGCCAGCACCATGGCCAACTCGATCGGCAAGAGCCGCGAGGACGTCGCTGAGATCCTCACGTTGATCATTGGTGACTTCAAGGAACTCGTGCTGGCGCCTGACGTAGCGTCAAAGCCGGAGAAGTCGAAGATCATCGATCGTTTCGTCGGCGCGTTCGTGCGTCGCTTCACAAGCCTCTGCCAGGACGAGGACTGGAACCGCAAGATGGCCGGCGTGACTGCTCTGGACGTTTTCGTGCGCCGGGCCGAGCTCAGCCGACGTTACATCCTCGAGATGGAGTGTGAGTTTGTGCGCGTACTCATGTTCGCACTTCGCGACGCGCCACGCGACCCACCAAACTCGGTCCAGAAGATCATCGACCTCATCAAGTACCTCATCCGCTACTGCCAGTCGCAGGAGGACGGCCAGGTCAAGCAGAAGCGTGACCGTCTCACCGAGATCCTGGTCCGCGAACTCAACAGCCAGAGCAAGCTGGCACGAGAGGCGACCCAGTCGTGCATTGCCTTGCTAGCAGAGGTGCTCGACCAGCCTATCTCAACGGTCATCGGCGACTTTACGCGCGTGGTGTTGCTAGACGCCAACACAGGTCCTATCTTTTCCAAGCCGTTGCGTGCGCTGTCTTCGTTTGCGATGCAGGTCGGCAACATCGACTGCGTGACGTATCTTCTCGACTTGCGGCCGTCCGTGCCCAAGATCAATGACGAGTTCATACGACTTGTGCAAGAAGTTCTGGCCTtggccgacgtcgacgactcCAACTTGATCCCGAACAAACGCGGCGAGCCGGCGAGCCACAAGCAGAATTTCTGGTTGAAGGAACTGCGCATCGCTTGCTTGCGTATGCTCCGCTCGACGATGAACTGCCAGGAGTTCAACGACAAGCAGAACCTCGTTCTTATCCGCCAGCGAATCATCTCGGTCTACTTCAAGCACGTGTATTCGTCCCAGCCCGAGATCGTTGACGTCGCACATGAAGGCCTCCGCGACGTTATTCACCAGCAGAACAAGCTCCAGAAGGAGGTGTTGCAGTCGGGTTTGCGTCCGATCCTAGTCAACTTGGCAGACGCTAAGCGCTTAAGCGTATCTGGTCTTGAAGGATTGGCGCGcttcctcgagcttctcACCAACTACTTCAAGGTCGAGATCGGTGTCAAGCTCCTGGACCACTTCACGACGCTCGCCGACCAGCAGATGCTGCAGAAGGCTGCCGGTGGgccgctcgacgacaaccCGGACATCTCGCGTATGActcgcctcgtcaacatcttccgcctcctccccgcgACAGCTGTGCAGTACCTCAAGCAACTCACGACCCAGGTtgttgacgtcgaggccCAGTTGCACCAATCCGCGCCAGGTCCCTTCACCGAGAACATCGCACGCTACCTTGACCGGTACCACGCCGAGGGTGCggccaacctcctcgagaacaTCCGGAATCCCCGAATGATGTGGACGTACCGCAACGTCATCCAGTCTGGCTTTGCACCACAGCTTGTCAACGAGCTCTcggagcgcgccgaggcaATCTGCCAGCTCACGTTCGCTAACCCTGAGCAGTTCGACCTAGTGCTCCCTGGCTTACACATCATCCGCGAGCTGTCCAAGACCTCGCCATCGTGGCTCTCGGAGCACGAGTCGGTCATGGAGGCAATCGTTGGCGTGTGGCGGTCGATCGTGCTGCGGTCAAGAGACCCAAAGAACGACATGTCGAACGTTCACTACCAGACGATCCCGCCGCTCATCCTTGAGATGTTCATGACCCGCCTTGGCCACCAGAACCACATCCCGCTCCTGTTCCACGTTGTCGAGGCGTACGAGATTCGCTCCTCGTTCGACCGATCCCACGTTGCCTTCTTCCTTTACCAGCGCGTCGCTCTCCAGCAATCCCTCGAGTACCGCCGTGAGGTCATCGAGTACTTCATGACGTTGTACCCCGACGAATCGGTGGTGACTTGGGCATTCAAGACGAACGCGCTGCGTCTCGTCGTTAACCCGACCCTCCGTGTATACtttgatgacgacgagaacgacgGGTCGCTCATCACGCCTGGCTTCGTGCAGAAGATCGCCGACAGCATGTGGCGGCCCCTGTCAGCGACGCCCACCGCCAagcagcgcgaggacaCGCTGCTCATTGAGATCTTTGCGCTCACGACGCTTTTGGTCAAACACGCCGGGCCGAAGGTGGTCGAGACGCGCAAGGAGGTGTTCAAGTTAGCATGGATGGGTATCAATCTTCTCGAGCCCACGGTCAAGTTGATGGCGTACGTCCTCACAGCCTCGTTCATGGCGACGTACGAAACGCCCGTCAAGTTTGTTCGCCTCACCTGGACCGGTTTACTGCGCCTCAAGGACAACGAGAGTAAGGCTCTCTTCCGCCAAGCAATCGACACCCTTGCCGGCTGCCTTCCCATCCGCGACCCACCACAGCCCGGCACCATCCCGGACTGGGCACAGAAGGTCAAGACGGtgctggtcgaggagggtcATGCGACTGGCACCTTGGTCGTCGTGTGCGAGTTGCTCGTCAACCACCCCGACCTTTTCTACGACTACCGCGACCTCTACGTGCCGCACATTGCCATGTCGTTACAGAAGCTCGGGTTTGTGCAGGCCGCCACGGCGGAGATGAAGAAGCTCACGGTCGACGTGATCGAGCTCATCTTCAACTGggagcgcaagcgcatgcagctcaaggaggagtCAAGCCGCGAGGAGTCCGCAGACGCGATGGAGGTCGACAAGGATGCCGCCTCGCCGGTCAAGCGTCAGCGCCTGGACCGCGCCGGGACTGCTGTATCGACGTCAAGCGGAGGCGGCTGGGTCACACCAGCGCCGACGCGAGAGTTGATCAccgcccacctcctcagGATCGTGGCGTCATCTAACGAACCTGTCGCGCGAGGTGGCCTCAGCaagcgcgcgctcgacctttTCAAGGAGATCCTCAGTCCCAAAGGGCTCCCGAACGTCTCGGTCAAGCTCGGTTTCTTCAACCGCACCATGTCGCAGGACATCACCGAGCACACCATCGCGACCGTCTCCAACTCTACCGAAGtcatcgccgccgtcgccgaggtacGCGACCAGGCGTGGATTCGCAGCAAGCTCGACGTGTTCAGAAAGCTGCTGGAGAAGGTTTGGGTGTACGATGACCCAACCCTTCATGAAGTCGTCCGGCCCCTCACGGAGCGCATGTTCCTCGAGCTGCccgatgaggaggtggccgacagcgaggacgacggccaGAAGCTGCTCAAGTTCGTATCAGCAACCGTCAACAACGGCCTGCAGGCCAGTCTGCGTTCGACAACCGAGCTACCGGGCaccatcttcctcctcaaaTGCTGGCTCAAGGTGCAGCCGAAGCAGCTGCACAACGAGACCATCGCGTCCGGCTTACTCCGGGTGCTGAGTAACCTTGTCAAGGTGCACACGAGCACGAATGGTCCCGACCCGAGCTACCGCCTCATCATCTCTGTCCTTGACATGCTACGTGACCGCGTCGCGGACCTCAAAGAGCACCGAAGGTACCTCGTCAACATCTTAGGCGCACTTATCGACAAGAGTACCAACCTCACTCTGTGCCGGTACCTGCTCGACCTTGTGCGCCAGTGGGTCGTCAAGGACATTGATGGACCGATCGTAGTCAAGGACAAGTCTTTGCTGCTCTTGCGCATGACATCGTTCGAGCACCGTGACGATGGGCTCTTCAAGCAGtacctcgacctcatctTTGAGGTATACGAGCTGCCTGAGCTCATTGGTACAGACATTACACATCGCTTAGAGCCCGCCTTTTTGCTCGGCACGCGGTCCAAGGACGCCGCGCAGCGGGCCAAGTTCCTCGATAAGCTCGAGCAGACGCTGCctcgcgccctcgacgcccgcCTCGAGTACCTGTACTCGTTGCAGAGCTGGGAGACACTGGCTGACAGCTACTGGATGCCGCAGATGCTCAGCCTTCTgctcggcgccgccgacctcgcgaACGACGTCTTCAACGcgccccttccctccaTTGGTGAGAACAACGTCCTGACGAACAAGAACTGGCGCTACGGCGACGTAATCCACCAGCTGCGCAGCCTTGTCCACGTCGACCAGATGGTGTGCCACCGCCTATTTGTCGCCATTTTCCCGCGCGTATGGAGCTcgctgtcgcgctcgcagcAGACGGCTTTCACTCCGTACATATCCAAGCTCCTCAGCAAGGAGTACCATCACAAGCAGGCGGACCTCAAGCCGAATATCATCCAGACGCACCTGGAGGCTTTCATGTATTGCAAGCCGCCCATTACCATGCCACCCCTGCTCGTCAAGTACCTCTCCAAGACCTTCAACGCGTGGTACGCTGGTTTCGAGATCCTCAACaatctcgccgacgcgtaCAAGGGCACGGACAACTTGCGCGAGagctgcgcggccgcgctgggcgagctgTACGCCGAGTTGCATGAGGACGACATGTTCTACGGCAATGCGCGCACCCGTTACGTCTACCCTGAGACATCTGCGGCGCTCATCCTCGAACAGAACGGTCGCTGGCCGCAGGCGATGGAGATGTACGAGCATACAATGACCAAGGTACGCCActcctcgctgccgttcaccgaggacgagttctGCCTGTGGGAGGACCACTGGATCCTCGCGGCGCAGAAGTTGCAGCACTGGGAGGCTCTCACCGAACTCGCGCGAGCGGACCAGAACCCCGACCTGCTGCTCGAGTGCGCATGGCGCCTATCCGACTGGGGATCAACCGACCGCGAGATGATCGAGAGCAACCTCAAGCTGGTGGCTGGTgtgccgacgccgcgtCGCAAGATCTTCGAGGCGTTCACCGCACTCATCAAGGCCCACGGCTCGCGTGAGCCGCCCAACGACTTCCTacgcgtcctcgatgaGGCGCAGCAGGTCGCTATCCGCAAGTGGACGACGCTCCCCGGCTCGATCACTGGCGCGCACTtacccctcctccagctATTCCAGCAggtggtcgagctcggcgaggcggcgcaggtgTTCGACTCGCTGCagatgacgacggcgcAGACCTTGGAACAGCGCGTCAACACGGAGTTGAAGAGCATCTTCCAGACGTGGCGCGACCGCTTGCCCAACTTCTGGGACGACATCAGCGTATGGTCCGATCTCCTCGCGTGGCGCCAGCATGTCTTCCAAGCCGTCACGCGGGTGTACATGCCCATGATCACCCCAACCGAAGGTGTGACGCACGGGTATCGCGGCTACCATGAGACCGCGTGGATGATCAACCGCttcggcgaggtcgcgcgtCGGCACGGGCTGCTTGAGGTGTGCAGCACCGCGCTCAACAAGATCTACATGCTGCCTAACATCGAAATCTCGGAGGCGTTCCtcaagctgcgcgagcAGGCTCTATGCTACTTCCAGAAGCCGGAGAAGTTCAACGAAGGTCTCGACAACATCAGCACGACCAACCTCATGTACTTCGCCCAGCCGCAAAAGGCCGAGTTCCTCACGCTCAAGGGAATGTTCATCTCGCGCCTTGGCCAGGACTCGGATGCCAACGACGAGTTTGCCCACGCCGTCCAGATGGACTACAACCTTCCCAAGGCGTGGGCCGAGTGGGGCAAGTTCAACGAGAAGATGTACCGCCAGCAGCCCGAgtcgccgccaccagaCAGCAAGCCGCCGCCTGGGCCTGGCGAGAAGATGATGACTGACCAGGAGTGGGCCGAGTCGTGGGCGACGGACCGCGCACTGCGCGCCTCATCTGCTGTCTCGTGCTACTTGCAGGCGGCAGGCCTGTACAACTCGCACAAGTCACGCGCGCTGCTCCTCCGCGTGCTGTGGCTCTTAGGCTTGGATGACAGCAAGAACACGATCGCCAAGGCGTTTGAAGCGTACAAAGGCGATCTCGTCATCTGGTACTGGATCACTCTTATCCCGCAATTACTGTTATCACTGTCGCATCGCGAGGGCCAGATCGCACGGTTGCTCCTCATGCACATCGCCAAGAATTTCCCGCAGGCACTGTTCTACAACCTCCGCGTCACGCGCGACGACTTCTCAAGTGTCAAGAAGAGCCAGGCCGTCGCGCAGCACCGTGCCAtgctcgccaagcgcgaggctgccgcCAAGACGGCAGCCGTGGGCGGCtccgaggccaagaaggaggagggcgtcgaggtcaaggccgaggtcaaggacgaggagaagaaggaggacggcTCGACACCCGCGTCGAACGGCACCCCGAACCCGAACGGCGCGATGGCGCCACCCGCCGCTCCTGGTCCACGTCAGCCGCGTCAACCGTGGGAGATGGTCGACGACATTATCAACCACCTCAAGACGGGCGTaccgctcctcgcgctATCGATGGAGAAGATGGTCGACCAAATCGGCTACCGCGCCAAGCCGTCGTCTGAGGAGGACATCTAccgcttcttctcggcgtTGCTCAACGACGCGATGGCGCAGTGGAGCAGTCGTGGTGCATTCCTCAGCGAGGACGCTGAGCTGCCGCAGAACACGCGTGAAAACCTTAAGAGGTTCGCAAACAACCTCACGCCCGAGCTTCGCGTGtgcgtcgagcgcgacttCATCTCCAACCAGCCCAACATGCGCGAGTACATTACACGCTTACAGTTCTGGCGCGACTACTACGAGAAGGCCATCGACTCGCGTCCGCGCTTCAGCCCGCTCGACTCTTCCGGTATCAACTTGACCGACTTCCACTACACCAAGtttgaggaggttgaggtgcCAGGCCAATACGTCCAGCACATCGACCAGTCGGACGAGCTGATCCGCATCGCACGCTTCCACCCACAGGCTGAGATGTGCCGTGGCTTCGGCTTCTGCTTCCGCCGCATCACGATGATTGGACACAACGGCACGCCGTACACGTTCAACGTCCAGATGCCCGCGGCTCGACACTGCCGACGCGAGGAGCGGCTCGTCCAGCTCTTCCGGATCATGAACTGTGTCCTGCGGAAGCGCAAAGagagccgccgccgcaaccTCCAGTTTCACCTCCCGACAGCTATCGCACTTGGCACGCAGCTCCGCCTCATCCAGAACGACGCGTCGTACGTGTCCATGCAGGAGATCTACGACGACTACGCGTTCAAGCACGGCATGAAGCGCGAGGACACGATCCTCCGGTTCTGTGACCGGCAGAGACAGCTGCACGATCCGGCCATCCCGCGTACCGACCACCGCTTCATCGCGCTCAAGATGGAGATCATCGAGGAGATCCAGGCCAAGATGTTACCCGAGACGGTGCTCACCAACTACATGATCCGCAACATGGCCGATTCGGAGAGCCTGTGGCTCATGCGCAAGCAGTTTGCCATGCAGaccgccgcgaccgccTTCTTAACCTATGTGTGCTGCCTCAACAaccgcgcgccgagccgtTTCCACATCTCGCGCAAGACTGGCCAGATGTACATGACGGAGATGCTGCCAT CCTTCGTCAACGGCCAGCCGCTCTTCCACTCGTCCGAGGCCGTGCCGTTCCGCCTCACGCCCAACATGCAGGACTTCATCACCCgggttggcgtcgagggcctcgTGACCTCTGCCGCGACCGCCATTGCCCACTCGCTCACGCTCCCCGAGTTCGACCTGGCCAGCACATTACACCTGTTCATCCGCGACGAGATCCTCACGTGGCAGAACACGTACAACAAGGACAAGCACAGCGACGTGCCCCTCACCGCGCACGTGTACAAGAACGTCGACCAGTTTATCAAGCGTGCCGAGCTCATGGGCCACATTGCAGATATGCCCAAGGATGCAAAGAACACGGGCGGCCCCGTCATCAACCACGCCATGGTCACGCTCATCAGTCAggcgaccgcgccgacgctcTTGGCGAGCATGAGCGAGCAGTTCCAGTGCTGGTTCTGA